The proteins below come from a single Natranaerofaba carboxydovora genomic window:
- the mutL gene encoding DNA mismatch repair endonuclease MutL: protein MRVQVLGSEIANKIAAGEVVESPSSVIKELIENSLDAKSKTIKIYLKEAGIEKIRVIDDGVGIHPDDIELAFCRHATNKISDENDLNNITTLGFRGEALASISSVSKVEIKSKQKDKKEGVKAIFEAGELVKKELCGAPDGTDIEVNSLFYNTPARFKFLRKKQNELGYITDIVNKLSLSNPDVSFTLVHENRQILKTSGKGDLLEVIASIYGFQTIKQMLEIKNNLQSEDGKGDNGISIRGFISKPELTRASRNYQTFFVNGRYVKSKTLTDALEEGYKRFLPKGRFPIAIIKIDVPYDQVDVNVHPAKLHIRFDKIKNVVETLKKTIYNELSENELIPHIRPHQTNKKKTPKIERVKKEVRDNEKNRKYDENDIEQHKQGIIEEEIFNNEKKQKDQKGQKGQNEQDEQNEQSHDLDPSITEGITVREEPASYDYDHDYHDYNHDNEYNELNSKSVDLLDVPIKDFNIIGQAFVTYWIIEKGDKLYFVDQHSAHERVNYHKLLTEHRKNSVISQNIIPFTLEIDSSELLIVENNLENLKEVGLELEIFGNNTLLVRSVPYVVKDICDGSFVKDFVMSLASMLKEESGDISLDKSRLEETLISIACKKSIKANQKLNRAEFENLILELKSIPNPYTCPHGRPTIIKFTKYDIEKYFKRIM, encoded by the coding sequence ATGCGTGTACAAGTTTTAGGTAGTGAGATAGCTAATAAAATTGCTGCAGGGGAAGTAGTAGAAAGCCCTTCATCAGTAATAAAAGAACTAATTGAAAACTCTTTGGATGCAAAGAGCAAGACTATTAAAATATACCTTAAAGAAGCTGGGATTGAAAAGATTAGAGTTATTGATGATGGCGTGGGGATTCATCCCGATGATATTGAACTTGCCTTTTGTCGTCATGCTACAAATAAGATTAGCGATGAAAATGACCTTAATAATATAACGACCCTCGGATTTAGAGGAGAGGCTCTAGCCAGCATTTCCTCAGTAAGTAAAGTAGAAATCAAAAGCAAACAAAAAGATAAAAAAGAAGGTGTAAAGGCGATATTTGAAGCCGGAGAACTTGTAAAGAAAGAGCTTTGCGGTGCACCTGATGGGACAGATATTGAGGTCAATAGTTTATTTTATAATACACCTGCCAGGTTTAAATTTTTACGAAAAAAACAAAATGAACTTGGCTATATAACTGATATTGTAAACAAGCTATCTCTTTCTAATCCCGATGTAAGTTTTACCCTGGTTCATGAAAATAGGCAGATCCTAAAAACCAGCGGCAAAGGTGATCTCCTTGAAGTGATAGCTTCAATATATGGGTTTCAGACGATAAAACAGATGCTTGAAATAAAAAATAATTTACAGAGTGAAGATGGTAAAGGTGATAATGGTATTAGCATAAGAGGTTTTATATCAAAACCTGAGCTAACCAGGGCAAGTAGGAATTATCAGACTTTTTTCGTTAATGGTAGATATGTAAAAAGTAAAACTCTAACTGATGCATTAGAAGAAGGTTATAAAAGGTTTTTGCCAAAAGGGCGTTTTCCAATAGCGATTATCAAAATTGATGTACCTTACGATCAGGTTGATGTAAACGTACATCCCGCAAAACTGCATATTAGGTTTGATAAAATTAAAAATGTCGTAGAAACTTTGAAAAAAACTATATATAATGAACTATCCGAGAATGAATTGATTCCCCATATAAGACCGCATCAAACAAATAAGAAAAAAACACCCAAAATAGAAAGAGTAAAAAAAGAAGTAAGAGATAATGAAAAAAATAGAAAGTATGATGAGAATGATATAGAGCAGCATAAGCAGGGTATTATTGAAGAAGAAATTTTCAATAACGAAAAAAAACAGAAAGACCAGAAAGGCCAGAAAGGCCAGAATGAGCAGGATGAGCAAAATGAACAGAGTCATGATTTAGATCCAAGTATAACTGAGGGTATAACTGTCAGAGAAGAACCAGCTTCTTATGATTACGATCACGATTATCATGATTATAATCATGATAATGAATACAATGAGCTTAACTCTAAATCTGTAGATTTGCTTGATGTTCCGATAAAGGATTTTAACATTATAGGCCAAGCTTTTGTTACTTACTGGATAATTGAAAAAGGTGATAAGCTATATTTTGTTGATCAGCATTCTGCCCATGAAAGAGTTAATTATCATAAGCTGCTTACAGAACATAGAAAAAACTCTGTGATAAGTCAAAATATAATTCCTTTTACCCTGGAAATAGATAGCTCTGAGCTGTTAATAGTAGAAAATAACCTGGAAAATTTGAAAGAAGTTGGATTGGAACTTGAAATTTTTGGGAACAATACCCTTTTAGTTAGATCGGTGCCATATGTGGTTAAAGATATTTGTGATGGCAGTTTTGTTAAGGACTTTGTTATGAGCTTGGCATCTATGTTAAAAGAGGAATCGGGTGATATTTCGCTAGATAAATCTAGGTTGGAAGAAACACTGATATCCATTGCGTGTAAGAAAAGTATTAAAGCCAATCAAAAGCTAAATAGAGCAGAGTTTGAAAATTTGATATTAGAGTTAAAGAGTATACCAAATCCCTATACGTGTCCTCACGGAAGGCCGACAATAATTAAATTTACTAAGTATGATATTGAAAAGTATTTTAAAAGGATA
- the mutS gene encoding DNA mismatch repair protein MutS, with protein sequence MAKKKITPMLQQFLDIKKENPDSILFFRVGDFYEMFFDDAEIAARELEIVLTSRDAGEDDPIPLAGVPYHSCETYIARLLEKGYKVAICDQVEDPRKAKGLVKREVTQIVTPGTVLDTNMLNEKENNYIASVYLQKNGAGLSFVDVSTGEFLVTEFREGSLKGLKDEILRINPKEIIMTEKTKSSPLAKELENRNILITKSSDSIFYHSNANKNLLEHFNTYSLEGFGLGEMNLAIRAAGALLDHLHETQKNSLEHIKKINPYTTDSYLVMDINTRKNLELCESIRDNKKYGSLLWVLDRTMTAMGGRMLRKWVHQPLIDKETINKRLDYISSFIDNFYVREELREKLKQVYDLERVLSRVVFDRATPRDLISLKNSLNQLPVIKDILNESGDDKLTSLSEKIILFNDLSDLLESAIVPDPPITIKEGGIIREGYDEKLDELRDLASGGREWIANLEAQERERTGIKSLKVRYNKVFGYYIEVTKANLDHIPDDYIRKQTLVNAERFLTPELKEYESQVLGAEEKMADLEYEIFQNLRKEVSAYSKELQDLADFLAELDCLLSLSRVALENNYTRPEIDETTTIDIKEGRHPVIEQVSGEEPFVPNDTYLDNEKEQIAVITGPNMAGKSTYMRQVAIITLMAQMGSFVPCESARIGIVDKIFTRVGATDDLVEGQSTFMVEMNEVANILNNATGKSLIILDEVGRGTSTFDGIALAKAVVEYLHQEKKVAAKTLFATHFHELVELADEYPRVSNYSIAVSEKNDKMIFLRKIQPGGVDKSYGVQVASLAGLPDKVIKRAKEHLNTLETKQLSFILPVTGDESKDEINKNEANNNNNEVYNKASNEVSDDNNNYDNDDGKVKDNLQENSFAKMDEELVKLKEVITDIEPDELSPKEALEYMYYLKEIWNSK encoded by the coding sequence ACAAAGTAGCAATCTGTGATCAGGTAGAAGACCCAAGAAAAGCTAAAGGTCTTGTGAAAAGGGAAGTAACCCAGATAGTTACACCTGGTACTGTCTTAGACACGAATATGCTAAATGAGAAAGAAAACAACTATATTGCTTCAGTATATCTACAAAAGAATGGAGCAGGTCTTTCTTTTGTAGATGTATCTACCGGGGAATTTTTGGTGACAGAATTTAGAGAAGGCTCATTAAAGGGCCTAAAAGATGAAATACTTCGTATAAATCCAAAAGAAATAATAATGACCGAAAAAACAAAAAGCTCTCCTCTTGCAAAAGAGCTTGAAAATAGAAACATTTTGATAACAAAATCATCTGATAGTATTTTTTATCATTCAAATGCAAATAAAAATCTTTTAGAGCACTTTAATACATATTCCCTTGAAGGTTTTGGCCTTGGTGAAATGAATTTGGCGATTAGAGCAGCAGGTGCACTGCTTGATCACTTACATGAAACTCAAAAGAACAGTCTTGAACATATAAAAAAGATAAATCCTTATACTACTGATTCTTATCTTGTTATGGATATTAATACGAGAAAAAACTTAGAGCTGTGTGAATCTATTAGAGATAATAAGAAATATGGCTCTCTTCTGTGGGTACTTGATAGAACCATGACAGCTATGGGCGGAAGAATGCTAAGAAAGTGGGTACATCAGCCTCTAATCGACAAGGAAACTATCAATAAAAGATTAGATTACATTAGCTCTTTTATTGATAACTTCTATGTAAGAGAAGAGTTAAGAGAGAAGCTAAAGCAGGTCTATGATTTGGAAAGAGTTTTGAGTAGGGTAGTCTTTGATAGGGCAACCCCAAGGGATTTGATATCTCTGAAAAACTCTTTGAACCAGCTACCTGTAATAAAAGATATATTAAATGAATCTGGTGATGATAAACTTACCAGCTTAAGTGAGAAGATAATTCTCTTTAACGATCTTTCGGATTTATTAGAGAGTGCTATCGTTCCTGATCCGCCAATAACAATTAAAGAAGGTGGAATTATAAGAGAGGGATATGACGAAAAGCTGGACGAGCTTAGAGATCTTGCCTCTGGCGGCAGAGAGTGGATAGCTAACTTAGAAGCACAAGAGAGAGAAAGAACGGGAATAAAGTCTTTGAAAGTAAGATATAACAAAGTTTTTGGCTATTACATTGAGGTCACAAAAGCTAACCTTGATCATATACCTGATGACTATATCCGAAAGCAGACCCTTGTTAACGCTGAAAGGTTTTTGACACCGGAGCTAAAAGAGTACGAATCTCAGGTTCTTGGTGCTGAAGAAAAGATGGCAGATTTAGAGTATGAAATCTTTCAAAATTTAAGAAAAGAAGTATCAGCTTATTCAAAAGAGCTGCAAGACCTTGCAGATTTTTTGGCAGAGCTGGATTGTCTTTTGTCCCTGTCAAGAGTTGCCCTTGAGAATAACTATACAAGGCCTGAAATAGATGAAACAACAACTATAGATATTAAAGAGGGGAGACACCCTGTGATTGAGCAGGTTAGTGGTGAAGAGCCTTTTGTGCCTAACGATACCTACCTAGATAATGAAAAAGAGCAGATTGCTGTTATTACAGGGCCTAATATGGCAGGCAAGTCTACCTATATGCGTCAGGTAGCAATTATAACTTTGATGGCTCAGATGGGGTCTTTTGTGCCTTGTGAATCAGCTAGGATCGGGATTGTAGATAAGATATTTACAAGGGTAGGAGCGACTGATGATCTGGTTGAAGGCCAAAGTACATTTATGGTTGAGATGAACGAAGTTGCAAATATTTTAAACAACGCAACAGGCAAAAGCCTTATAATTTTGGATGAAGTTGGCAGGGGGACAAGTACTTTTGATGGAATAGCCCTTGCCAAAGCTGTGGTGGAATATTTGCACCAGGAAAAAAAGGTTGCAGCAAAGACTTTATTTGCTACTCATTTTCATGAATTGGTTGAACTTGCTGATGAGTACCCAAGGGTGTCAAATTATTCAATTGCAGTGAGTGAGAAAAACGACAAAATGATTTTTCTTAGGAAGATACAACCAGGCGGTGTAGATAAAAGCTACGGGGTCCAGGTAGCTTCTCTTGCAGGACTTCCTGACAAAGTAATAAAAAGAGCTAAAGAACATCTTAACACCCTAGAAACAAAGCAGCTTTCTTTTATCCTGCCGGTAACAGGCGATGAAAGTAAAGATGAAATAAATAAAAACGAAGCCAATAATAACAATAACGAAGTATATAATAAAGCAAGTAATGAAGTAAGCGATGACAATAATAATTATGATAACGATGATGGTAAAGTAAAAGATAATTTACAAGAAAATAGTTTTGCAAAAATGGATGAAGAGTTAGTAAAGTTAAAAGAAGTGATAACCGATATTGAACCTGACGAATTATCTCCAAAAGAAGCACTTGAATATATGTACTATTTAAAGGAAATTTGGAATAGCAAATAA